A window of Oikeobacillus pervagus contains these coding sequences:
- a CDS encoding response regulator transcription factor → MESFFVLVVDDEEEIRDAIEIYLKNEGITVIKAKDGIEAIEKLDEHTIHLIILDVMMPRLDGIATTFKIREEKNIPIIMLSAKSEDTDKVLGLQVGADDYVTKPFNPLELIARVKSQLRRYMMLGTYEGIQQVIDVHGLTLDQSAKEVAVNGEPVKLTPIEYKIMELLMIHAGRVFSIGEIYERVWKEPSFNAENTVAVHIRKIREKIEIDPKNPRYLKVVWGIGYKIEK, encoded by the coding sequence ATGGAATCTTTTTTTGTTTTAGTTGTAGATGATGAAGAAGAAATACGAGATGCGATTGAAATTTATTTAAAAAATGAAGGCATCACCGTTATAAAAGCAAAAGACGGAATTGAAGCCATTGAAAAACTAGATGAACATACAATTCATCTGATTATTTTAGATGTGATGATGCCTAGATTAGATGGAATTGCGACGACATTTAAAATCCGGGAAGAAAAGAATATCCCCATTATTATGTTAAGTGCCAAAAGCGAGGACACAGACAAAGTATTAGGTCTACAAGTGGGAGCCGATGATTATGTCACCAAACCATTTAATCCGTTAGAGCTAATCGCCCGTGTAAAATCACAACTAAGAAGATATATGATGTTAGGAACATACGAAGGAATCCAACAAGTGATTGATGTCCATGGTCTGACATTAGACCAATCCGCCAAAGAAGTGGCAGTGAATGGAGAACCGGTAAAATTAACACCGATTGAATATAAAATAATGGAGTTATTAATGATTCATGCAGGGCGAGTATTTTCTATTGGAGAGATTTATGAACGAGTGTGGAAAGAACCATCATTCAATGCAGAAAATACAGTAGCTGTCCATATACGTAAAATTAGGGAAAAAATTGAAATAGATCCTAAAAATCCGAGGTACTTAAAGGTGGTATGGGGAATTGGATATAAAATTGAAAAATAA